In the genome of Fulvivirga maritima, one region contains:
- the acpP gene encoding acyl carrier protein, with protein sequence MNIQETITKILVDKLGIAETEVTPDANFVKDLGIDSLDYAELVMEFEQTFDIRIPDEDAEKLQTINQAVTYIQGKIK encoded by the coding sequence ATGAATATTCAAGAAACCATTACCAAAATTTTAGTTGACAAGCTTGGAATAGCGGAAACTGAAGTTACCCCTGATGCAAATTTTGTAAAAGACCTGGGAATAGATTCACTTGACTACGCAGAACTGGTAATGGAATTTGAGCAGACGTTCGACATCAGAATTCCTGATGAAGACGCCGAAAAGCTTCAAACCATTAACCAAGCAGTAACTTATATACAAGGAAAGATAAAGTAG
- a CDS encoding PKD domain-containing protein, whose translation MAANSFKNNHIDQSVILFFIITILASSSVFAYRYFNNKPCVQVDFAVEANNFRVGEIIRFIDNTNEQGTREWYFGDSSKVETGSSTFHIYDKPGIYEVRLVLDGRCEGVANVTIDTKAFILDSTRLAAFTIPESIKVGEKLKITDETKGAKSWEWRFGETAEVNSTEQNPEYAYQEPGLKTISLVVNGDIRYATKKKINVLPVIKERKLKKEVVKKKAEAPPAIKYKPKELDEEPEEEFRAPDISTRDFAAKLLEVADEKASAKDFSEFICDNLQMPMSAKGKKTTFIEFCDKIKGKKLKIKELELFRNKKNNCVEYITIRYSTKLF comes from the coding sequence ATGGCCGCGAATTCTTTTAAGAATAATCATATTGATCAAAGCGTTATTTTATTTTTTATAATAACCATTCTGGCATCATCATCAGTGTTTGCATACAGGTATTTTAATAACAAGCCATGTGTGCAAGTAGATTTTGCAGTGGAGGCTAATAACTTCAGGGTGGGAGAAATTATACGTTTTATTGATAATACCAATGAACAAGGTACTCGAGAGTGGTACTTTGGTGATAGTTCCAAAGTAGAGACTGGCTCATCTACTTTTCATATTTATGATAAGCCAGGTATTTATGAAGTTCGGTTGGTGCTAGACGGTCGGTGTGAAGGAGTAGCTAATGTTACTATTGATACAAAAGCCTTTATTTTAGACTCTACCCGACTGGCAGCTTTCACTATTCCTGAATCAATAAAGGTGGGGGAGAAATTAAAAATAACCGATGAAACAAAGGGTGCAAAATCTTGGGAGTGGCGCTTTGGGGAAACTGCAGAAGTAAATTCTACAGAGCAAAACCCTGAGTATGCATATCAGGAACCGGGCTTAAAAACCATCTCTCTGGTTGTAAACGGAGATATTAGATATGCTACCAAGAAAAAGATTAATGTGCTACCGGTAATTAAAGAGCGCAAGCTGAAAAAAGAGGTAGTAAAGAAAAAGGCAGAAGCTCCGCCTGCTATAAAATATAAGCCTAAAGAGCTTGATGAAGAGCCTGAGGAGGAGTTTAGAGCTCCAGATATTAGTACTCGTGATTTCGCCGCTAAGCTTTTAGAAGTAGCCGATGAAAAGGCCAGCGCCAAAGATTTTAGTGAATTTATATGTGATAATCTACAGATGCCTATGTCGGCTAAAGGAAAAAAGACCACGTTCATAGAGTTCTGTGATAAAATTAAGGGCAAGAAGCTTAAAATTAAGGAGCTTGAACTATTTAGAAATAAAAAGAACAATTGTGTAGAGTACATTACTATACGATATTCAACAAAACTGTTTTAG
- a CDS encoding TapB family protein, translating to MNKNLILLICILMGSTAAFSQCNPYYTFEKGKKWEITDYTPKDKKTGKQVYEIIELEEESNGWKATLHFETYDKKDKETMSKDVEMACEDGVIEMDMTRFIPAETLTTMENMNITVEMESIDWPSNLSVGQELGDGAIHIKSSMFNFSTTITDRKVVSKETVTTPAGTFECYKVAYKIISKSFMTMEMSGVDYIAENVGVVKTESYDNKAKLTGYTMLTSLN from the coding sequence ATGAATAAAAATTTAATATTGCTGATCTGTATTCTGATGGGTAGTACTGCGGCCTTCTCACAATGTAATCCTTATTACACCTTTGAAAAGGGTAAGAAATGGGAGATTACTGATTATACACCTAAAGACAAGAAAACAGGCAAGCAGGTGTATGAAATCATTGAGCTGGAAGAGGAGAGCAATGGATGGAAAGCCACGCTCCATTTTGAAACTTATGATAAAAAGGATAAGGAAACCATGTCTAAAGATGTGGAAATGGCCTGTGAAGATGGAGTAATAGAGATGGATATGACTCGGTTTATACCGGCAGAGACTTTAACTACCATGGAGAATATGAATATAACTGTAGAAATGGAATCCATAGATTGGCCTTCTAATTTATCGGTAGGCCAGGAGCTTGGAGATGGAGCTATCCATATTAAAAGCAGTATGTTTAACTTCTCTACCACCATTACAGATAGGAAAGTGGTGAGCAAAGAGACAGTGACTACACCGGCCGGTACTTTTGAATGTTATAAAGTAGCCTATAAGATAATAAGTAAATCTTTTATGACTATGGAGATGTCAGGAGTGGATTATATAGCTGAAAATGTGGGGGTTGTGAAGACTGAAAGTTATGATAATAAAGCGAAATTAACCGGCTATACTATGCTTACCAGCCTCAATTAA
- a CDS encoding GPW/gp25 family protein, translating into MLSSFYKFPLNTLDIISKREADKCDISASISNFIRLIITSQFGECAFDDSFGSIIWELDFDNLTSNQKLKNIITNSLLTSIAGKERRIKDLDISVVIREDEFDHLYDQHRVKKRLEISLRAVIRATNEPFSFYDKFYIAPLSY; encoded by the coding sequence ATGTTAAGTTCCTTTTATAAATTTCCTTTAAATACTTTAGATATCATTTCTAAAAGGGAGGCTGATAAGTGTGATATATCAGCATCGATATCTAATTTTATTCGTCTGATAATTACTTCTCAGTTTGGAGAATGTGCCTTTGATGACTCCTTTGGATCTATTATTTGGGAGCTTGATTTTGACAACCTAACCTCAAATCAAAAATTAAAGAATATTATAACTAATTCGCTTTTAACAAGTATAGCTGGCAAAGAAAGAAGAATTAAGGATTTAGATATAAGTGTAGTAATTAGGGAAGATGAGTTTGATCATTTATATGATCAACATAGGGTGAAGAAGAGATTGGAAATATCTCTACGAGCCGTGATAAGAGCTACTAATGAACCTTTTTCTTTTTATGATAAGTTTTACATAGCACCGCTATCTTATTAA
- a CDS encoding sigma-54-dependent transcriptional regulator → MIDDDEDVLLAAKLLLKKHAHQVIIEKNPKKIPFLLNNDSYDVILLDMNFSKDITSGKEGFYWLSQIIEKDPSAVVIMITAFGDVEMAVRALKEGATDFVLKPWQNEKLLATISTAIKLKKSYKEVDKLKKAKKQLEEDINQPFKDIIGNSPAIQQVFNLIDKVAKTDANVLILGENGTGKELVARAIHQRSLRKDNSFISVDMGAITESLFESELFGHKKGAFTDAKDDRAGRFEVANGGTLFLDEIGNLSMPLQSKLLTVLQNRQVTRIGTNSPISIDIRLICATNMPVEDMVHDNTFRQDLLYRINTVEIKLPPLRKRLEDIPLLANHFLGTYAKKYRKEVTKINADALVKLQKYHWPGNIRELQHAMERAIIMSDNEELDDQDFFFLNNDKANTASQDASLTADSLNLDDIEKSVIEKAINIHSGNISKAAKELGLTRASLYRRLEKHGL, encoded by the coding sequence ATGATAGATGATGATGAAGATGTTCTATTAGCAGCTAAGCTCCTGCTAAAAAAACACGCTCATCAGGTAATTATTGAGAAAAACCCTAAAAAAATACCCTTCCTTCTAAATAACGATAGCTATGATGTGATTTTGCTGGACATGAATTTCAGCAAAGATATCACCAGCGGTAAAGAAGGATTTTATTGGCTTAGCCAGATAATAGAGAAAGATCCATCAGCAGTGGTAATTATGATTACTGCCTTTGGAGATGTAGAAATGGCAGTAAGAGCCTTGAAAGAAGGTGCCACCGACTTCGTGCTTAAGCCATGGCAGAACGAAAAACTTCTGGCCACTATTTCCACAGCTATTAAACTTAAGAAATCTTATAAAGAAGTAGATAAGCTAAAAAAGGCAAAAAAACAGCTGGAGGAGGACATTAATCAGCCTTTTAAAGATATAATAGGTAATAGCCCTGCCATACAGCAAGTATTTAACCTTATTGACAAGGTAGCCAAGACTGATGCCAACGTACTCATACTAGGAGAAAATGGTACAGGTAAAGAATTGGTAGCCCGAGCGATACACCAACGCTCATTAAGAAAAGACAATAGCTTCATAAGTGTAGACATGGGCGCCATAACCGAATCTTTATTTGAAAGCGAGCTTTTCGGTCATAAAAAAGGAGCATTTACTGATGCTAAAGATGATCGCGCAGGCAGGTTCGAAGTGGCCAATGGCGGCACCTTATTTTTAGATGAAATAGGTAACCTAAGCATGCCTTTACAGTCTAAACTACTTACTGTATTACAAAACAGGCAAGTGACCCGGATAGGAACTAACAGCCCTATCAGCATTGACATACGCCTGATATGTGCTACCAATATGCCTGTGGAAGATATGGTGCATGACAATACTTTTAGACAAGATTTGCTCTACAGAATTAACACAGTAGAAATAAAACTGCCTCCTCTAAGAAAAAGGCTGGAAGATATACCGCTCTTAGCGAATCACTTTTTAGGCACCTATGCTAAAAAATACAGAAAAGAAGTCACTAAGATCAATGCTGATGCTTTGGTGAAACTGCAGAAATATCACTGGCCAGGAAATATCCGTGAGCTTCAGCACGCTATGGAAAGAGCCATAATTATGAGTGATAATGAGGAACTAGATGATCAGGATTTCTTCTTCCTTAATAATGACAAGGCCAATACAGCCTCTCAAGATGCAAGCCTAACTGCTGACAGCCTTAATCTGGATGATATTGAAAAATCTGTAATAGAAAAGGCGATTAATATCCACAGTGGTAATATTTCAAAGGCAGCCAAGGAGCTCGGTCTTACCAGAGCATCATTATACAGACGATTAGAAAAGCATGGACTTTAG
- a CDS encoding M61 family metallopeptidase, whose amino-acid sequence MKYYLLILTLFFWSQTSFSQIVNNYSVSFKNAEHHEAHIEATFTNLRRGTISLTMSRNVKGDYENHAFAKNIHDVEITDSRGRNIKSISRPNLSQWDVTGHDGTIHVEYNLFADQADGIFSQIDETHALLSNPSAFMFIEAVDNRPIEITFELGERNWRVATHMSEVSANTYLATDLQHFMDSPILLSNYILRERKIGSQDKPQTIKMALHYYGTDQEADDFFDTVINALTEESKIFGGFPSFENNEYLFLACFMPQVSEGGVAHRNTAVITSPTSLAYGGVQKKVEVFSRQFLHTWNKERITPLGLKPFNYLHQNLTEELWFADGFSEYFTQLALCRSGIITPEELIESFTDTYNRIWGASAKPSLNAIEYSRKVNFTNQKSKNTESIFLPHRDYGFLLALALDMTLRDKSAELSLDDFMMLYWTKYGKTEINYSNDNLFITLREYAGKGLTDKFFSDYVYGNEIPKYNKLLEQTGVYLRPLETPYIGVAVEFTQNGKAQVAEYTLKDSPAYNAGLEKGDIIISIGGRTFSNREQYEEALSLLSSEKSTEIEYRRNGRTRTEEIKIETSPQAEFALFPDPKDKALNVRHNWLNSNPPSNAVE is encoded by the coding sequence ATGAAATATTATTTATTAATTCTGACCCTATTTTTTTGGTCACAAACCTCCTTTTCCCAAATAGTTAACAATTATAGCGTCTCCTTTAAAAACGCGGAACACCATGAAGCCCACATAGAGGCCACTTTCACCAACTTAAGGAGAGGCACCATTTCTCTCACTATGAGTAGAAATGTAAAAGGTGACTATGAGAACCATGCTTTCGCCAAAAACATCCATGATGTAGAAATCACTGATAGCAGAGGTCGAAATATTAAGTCGATATCAAGGCCTAACCTCTCTCAATGGGATGTAACCGGACATGACGGAACCATACATGTAGAATACAACCTATTTGCCGATCAGGCCGATGGCATTTTTTCGCAAATAGATGAAACCCACGCTTTACTGAGTAATCCTTCGGCCTTTATGTTTATAGAGGCAGTAGATAACCGCCCTATTGAAATCACCTTTGAATTAGGCGAAAGAAATTGGAGAGTAGCTACACATATGTCAGAGGTAAGTGCAAACACTTATTTGGCTACCGACTTGCAACATTTTATGGATAGCCCTATACTTTTGAGCAACTATATCCTTAGAGAACGTAAAATTGGAAGTCAGGATAAGCCGCAGACTATTAAAATGGCCCTGCACTATTACGGCACCGATCAAGAAGCTGATGATTTCTTTGATACGGTAATAAATGCCCTCACCGAAGAAAGTAAAATATTTGGCGGATTCCCTAGTTTTGAAAATAATGAGTACCTCTTTCTGGCCTGTTTCATGCCTCAGGTATCTGAAGGCGGAGTGGCTCACAGGAACACCGCCGTTATCACCTCACCTACCAGCCTGGCTTATGGAGGCGTACAAAAGAAAGTAGAGGTCTTTTCCAGGCAGTTTCTACACACATGGAATAAAGAACGCATCACACCACTTGGCCTGAAGCCCTTTAACTATCTACACCAGAATTTAACAGAAGAACTCTGGTTTGCCGATGGCTTTTCTGAGTACTTCACTCAGCTCGCTTTATGCAGATCTGGCATTATTACACCAGAAGAGCTAATTGAATCATTTACCGACACCTACAATCGTATTTGGGGTGCCTCTGCCAAACCTAGCCTTAATGCCATAGAATACAGCAGAAAGGTGAATTTCACGAATCAAAAATCAAAAAACACTGAGTCAATATTTTTACCGCACAGAGATTATGGCTTCCTACTTGCATTGGCGCTAGATATGACACTTCGAGATAAAAGTGCAGAACTAAGCCTGGATGATTTCATGATGCTTTACTGGACTAAATATGGCAAAACTGAAATCAATTACAGCAATGATAATCTCTTTATTACACTAAGAGAATATGCAGGTAAAGGACTTACTGATAAGTTTTTCTCAGATTATGTTTATGGTAATGAGATTCCTAAATACAACAAACTGCTAGAACAGACGGGTGTATATTTACGACCATTAGAAACTCCATATATAGGTGTAGCGGTAGAGTTCACCCAAAACGGAAAAGCACAGGTAGCAGAATATACTCTAAAGGACTCCCCAGCCTATAATGCCGGCCTTGAAAAAGGGGATATTATAATATCAATAGGAGGAAGAACCTTCTCCAACCGAGAGCAATATGAAGAGGCTCTGAGCTTATTAAGCTCTGAAAAATCTACCGAAATAGAATACAGACGTAATGGCAGAACCAGAACTGAAGAGATCAAAATAGAAACCAGTCCACAAGCTGAGTTCGCCCTATTTCCAGATCCTAAAGACAAGGCGCTTAATGTAAGGCATAACTGGCTTAACAGTAACCCTCCCAGCAACGCTGTAGAATAA
- the tssD gene encoding type VI secretion system tube protein TssD, whose amino-acid sequence MSFKAKLKVSGTEYNVLSCNYGLSQETDATGRPSAVTRGGMITITVESTSDTSLSDWMFNNFEMRNGSIVFLKRDTDATSKELVFEDAYAVKYKENFDATGRNAMTETVTISARVIKIGDGQHENAWV is encoded by the coding sequence ATGTCTTTTAAAGCTAAACTTAAAGTTTCTGGCACTGAGTACAATGTGCTTAGCTGTAACTACGGCTTAAGCCAGGAAACTGACGCCACCGGTCGTCCTTCTGCTGTTACCAGAGGTGGTATGATCACTATCACAGTAGAATCTACTTCTGACACCAGCCTTTCTGACTGGATGTTCAACAACTTCGAAATGAGAAATGGATCTATCGTATTCTTAAAAAGAGATACAGATGCTACTTCTAAAGAATTAGTTTTCGAAGATGCCTATGCAGTAAAGTACAAAGAGAACTTTGACGCAACAGGAAGAAATGCCATGACAGAAACAGTTACTATTTCTGCCAGAGTAATTAAAATTGGCGACGGTCAGCATGAAAATGCATGGGTATAA
- a CDS encoding sensor histidine kinase has translation MDFSNAKKAILYRVGLLTLTIFFFSYLIFNDGYFITEVVVLGLLGLQVYSLTRHLEKNNEEIHNFLNSIRHDDISYTYKTDSKNEDTNKLNAELNKVLKDLRNVRKEKEADYQYLKNIVQHVGIGLITFNKSGEVHIINTAAKKLLRINQIENISDLSVVSDSLVDVFTRLRTGGRDLLRLEIGGDIVQLAVYAIELTLRGEEFKLVSIQNIQNELEEKEMEAWQNLVRVLTHEIMNSVTPISSLANTVEDELNLQLHNNQEINQISNEEIEDLHLAVQTIKKRSQGLIRFVQDFRNLTHIPIPKISEIQVKDLLEEMIIFLKKEINDNGVCTTIRVNPTNLTINADKDLIEQVLINLIKNAIQAFDEQTNKLVELSAYVDDKSRPVISVRDNGNGIDEEALEKIFIPFFTTKKTGSGIGLSLSRQIMRQHQGMLGVKTKLDEGTEFFLRF, from the coding sequence ATGGACTTTAGTAACGCTAAAAAAGCCATTCTTTATAGGGTAGGCTTGCTTACCCTTACTATTTTCTTTTTCTCCTACCTGATATTCAATGATGGCTACTTCATTACTGAGGTGGTAGTACTGGGGCTGTTAGGGCTGCAGGTTTATTCACTTACCCGGCACCTGGAAAAGAACAATGAAGAAATACACAATTTCCTCAATTCCATTAGACATGATGACATTTCGTATACTTATAAAACCGATTCCAAAAATGAGGATACTAATAAACTCAACGCCGAGCTCAACAAGGTTTTAAAAGACCTAAGAAATGTAAGGAAGGAAAAAGAAGCCGATTATCAATATTTAAAAAACATTGTTCAGCATGTAGGTATCGGGCTCATCACTTTTAATAAATCAGGAGAGGTCCATATTATTAATACCGCTGCCAAAAAACTTTTGCGCATCAATCAGATAGAGAATATCAGCGATCTATCCGTAGTGAGCGACAGCCTGGTGGATGTATTTACACGCCTTAGAACAGGTGGCCGTGACTTATTGAGGCTCGAAATAGGTGGAGATATTGTACAGCTGGCAGTGTATGCCATAGAGCTCACACTGCGAGGAGAAGAGTTTAAATTGGTATCTATCCAAAACATTCAGAACGAACTGGAAGAAAAAGAAATGGAAGCTTGGCAGAACCTGGTTCGGGTACTAACTCATGAAATCATGAACTCTGTAACCCCTATTTCTTCTTTAGCCAACACGGTAGAAGATGAGCTAAACTTGCAACTTCATAATAACCAGGAGATAAACCAGATCTCTAATGAAGAGATTGAAGACTTGCACCTGGCCGTTCAAACCATCAAAAAAAGAAGTCAGGGACTTATTCGTTTTGTGCAAGACTTCAGAAACCTGACTCATATTCCTATTCCTAAAATCTCTGAAATACAGGTAAAAGACCTTCTGGAAGAAATGATCATCTTCCTTAAAAAAGAGATCAATGATAACGGTGTATGTACTACTATTAGAGTTAATCCTACTAACCTCACTATTAATGCCGATAAAGATCTCATAGAGCAAGTGCTCATCAACCTGATAAAAAATGCTATTCAGGCTTTTGACGAGCAAACCAATAAGCTGGTAGAGCTCAGTGCATATGTAGATGATAAAAGCAGACCCGTAATTTCAGTAAGAGATAATGGTAATGGCATAGATGAAGAAGCCTTAGAAAAGATATTTATCCCCTTCTTTACTACCAAAAAAACGGGGTCAGGTATTGGGCTGAGCCTCTCCAGACAAATCATGAGACAGCACCAAGGCATGCTGGGTGTAAAAACTAAATTAGATGAAGGTACAGAGTTCTTCCTTAGGTTTTAG
- the tssO gene encoding type VI secretion system TssO, with protein sequence MKPENSKDRRNSVIKFAVLFVFTVCVIVVTIFFDFDTLPSKENEVLRLQAKIIESEMEYQKEFSSQLIEIRALMDSLDTPGQNVQYVNALLNAKIVDLQKSIPKEDSTFRYDMYSNIVKSYVDLQAAKNKLKEYEEVDAQLEEYEEELERVNQELEQANRYLDAMRR encoded by the coding sequence ATGAAACCGGAAAACAGTAAGGATAGAAGAAATAGCGTTATAAAATTTGCTGTACTCTTTGTATTTACAGTCTGTGTAATAGTAGTAACTATTTTCTTTGATTTTGATACGCTTCCCTCAAAAGAGAATGAAGTATTGAGACTCCAGGCTAAAATTATAGAGTCTGAGATGGAATATCAGAAGGAGTTCTCTTCACAGTTAATAGAAATTAGAGCCTTGATGGATTCTTTAGATACTCCTGGGCAAAATGTTCAATATGTTAATGCCTTGCTTAACGCAAAAATTGTGGATTTACAGAAATCTATTCCAAAGGAAGATTCCACCTTCAGATATGATATGTATAGCAATATTGTGAAATCTTATGTAGACCTGCAGGCGGCAAAAAACAAGCTGAAAGAATATGAAGAGGTAGATGCGCAGCTGGAGGAATATGAAGAGGAGTTGGAAAGGGTTAATCAGGAATTAGAACAGGCTAATAGGTATTTAGATGCCATGCGTCGCTGA
- a CDS encoding type VI secretion system baseplate subunit TssF, translating into MIKRAASLWGVQPSEIETSFDPLVTLLIDACATEVAKISSEVNNSQSRITEQLVQLMTPETLYGVRPAHGIAHVMPVSNDSFIKPENLFYFNKRIGADESNLKNIFFSPVQEFKLVNAAITHVLCDHNIHQVEMKSLISLSEDYEQEISASPSTIYVGVQPGGDNIDLINTTLFFEIMDVQDRELFYHHLQQAKFYYNDQLIDTSVGYRDNDLEEMKDLEALFSATPDKTRNIESDVKKIYEKHFVTINSSVHLNTESHLPDEVIRSGGADLEGVCWIKIVFPSVISNDVLKKLFCSFNAFPVINRNQQLISYQLKDYIDIVPVSTLDMFLDVKSVTNTSGQQYYHKENSEGQDERGTYEIRRDNLGKLDSRKAREYLLHMVDLLKDESAAFSLYGNDFLQTIVKKLNQNIASLEKKTY; encoded by the coding sequence ATGATAAAGCGAGCTGCCTCCTTGTGGGGAGTGCAGCCAAGTGAAATAGAAACGTCATTCGACCCTTTAGTAACACTTTTAATAGATGCTTGTGCTACCGAGGTGGCTAAAATATCTAGCGAAGTTAATAACTCCCAGAGCAGAATTACCGAGCAGTTAGTGCAGTTAATGACTCCAGAAACATTATACGGGGTTAGGCCTGCTCATGGTATTGCTCATGTGATGCCGGTCAGTAATGACAGTTTCATTAAACCGGAGAATCTATTTTACTTCAATAAGCGAATAGGCGCCGACGAGTCTAACCTTAAAAATATTTTTTTCTCACCTGTACAAGAGTTTAAATTGGTTAATGCTGCCATTACACATGTGCTTTGTGACCATAATATACACCAGGTGGAAATGAAATCCTTAATATCTTTATCTGAGGATTATGAGCAGGAAATAAGTGCTAGTCCATCTACCATATATGTAGGGGTGCAGCCGGGTGGTGATAATATTGACTTGATCAACACAACACTGTTTTTTGAGATTATGGATGTGCAGGATAGGGAGCTTTTCTATCACCACTTGCAGCAAGCTAAGTTTTATTATAACGACCAGCTTATTGACACTTCTGTAGGGTATAGAGATAATGATCTGGAGGAGATGAAAGATCTGGAGGCTTTGTTTTCTGCTACACCTGATAAGACCAGAAATATTGAGTCTGATGTAAAGAAGATTTATGAAAAGCATTTTGTAACTATCAATTCATCGGTTCATTTAAATACTGAAAGCCATTTGCCAGATGAAGTAATTAGATCTGGTGGTGCAGATCTGGAAGGAGTTTGTTGGATCAAAATAGTTTTTCCTAGCGTGATCAGTAATGATGTGTTAAAGAAGCTGTTTTGTTCGTTTAATGCTTTTCCGGTAATAAATAGAAATCAGCAGTTGATATCTTATCAGCTAAAAGATTATATAGATATAGTGCCAGTGAGTACGCTTGATATGTTTTTGGATGTAAAAAGTGTAACAAATACTTCCGGTCAGCAATACTACCATAAAGAAAATAGCGAGGGGCAAGATGAAAGAGGAACTTATGAGATCAGAAGAGATAATTTAGGCAAGCTAGATTCAAGAAAGGCGAGGGAATATCTTCTGCATATGGTAGATCTGTTAAAAGATGAAAGTGCAGCTTTTAGCCTCTATGGTAATGATTTTTTGCAAACTATAGTGAAGAAGCTTAACCAAAATATAGCTTCATTAGAAAAAAAAACTTACTGA
- a CDS encoding C40 family peptidase, which yields MAGIQGCKSQSSLAHLDDNDVEPKPKEPTILPIQKKYGEMIGVSPEEITNLNLYQFIESWIGTPYKMGGEDKAGIDCSFFVQYLYHDVYHKLIERTAERQFMSPDTDKFRGQEYLHEGDLLFFNSQGAQHLPITHVGVYLDNQHFVHSASNHDSQGHSGVQISNLSDDYWQKMFVAAGRKPIKTSTENN from the coding sequence TTGGCAGGTATACAAGGGTGCAAAAGTCAATCTTCTCTGGCCCATTTAGACGATAATGATGTAGAACCAAAACCTAAAGAACCCACCATACTTCCTATCCAAAAAAAGTATGGTGAAATGATAGGGGTCTCTCCAGAGGAGATTACCAACTTGAATTTATATCAGTTTATCGAATCCTGGATAGGCACTCCTTATAAGATGGGAGGAGAAGATAAGGCTGGGATAGACTGTTCATTTTTTGTGCAATATCTTTATCATGATGTATACCACAAGCTTATTGAAAGAACCGCCGAAAGGCAGTTTATGTCTCCTGATACAGATAAATTTAGAGGTCAGGAGTATTTACATGAAGGAGATTTACTTTTTTTCAATAGCCAGGGTGCTCAGCATCTACCTATTACACATGTAGGCGTATACCTGGACAATCAACATTTTGTGCATTCCGCCTCAAATCATGACTCCCAGGGGCATAGTGGGGTACAAATAAGCAATCTCTCTGATGACTATTGGCAAAAAATGTTTGTAGCAGCAGGCAGAAAGCCAATAAAAACAAGTACAGAAAATAATTAA
- a CDS encoding TssN family type VI secretion system protein — MIKLGIVLLIITALLMTVVTKLKKLFLKDAKKFFIYMLVVIVLFGVSGFLASDNVLQNLPINNFISFQVVFFLLGVLHVFGLRKFFPQLSEKPGSFWAEFLFTVVTIFIGIVGFMFVCNLYKPFYTFTFLLSTISFIVPLLIVKLFEFALLVPTPIYKKWFYPAGVTIKEPKEDELVNPLVLSFEFEKGDNSTEFSNFRLKAPERMEFGKLFYFFINDYNETHPGNGITYLDKDNNPTGWIFYRKPNWMGTPKFINYNKTIEANNLKENDVIICERVS, encoded by the coding sequence ATGATAAAGCTGGGAATAGTATTACTGATTATCACGGCACTACTTATGACGGTAGTAACCAAACTAAAAAAGCTCTTCCTAAAAGATGCTAAAAAATTCTTCATCTACATGTTAGTAGTTATAGTACTCTTTGGCGTTAGTGGTTTTCTGGCGAGCGACAACGTATTACAAAATCTCCCCATCAATAACTTTATAAGCTTTCAGGTAGTATTCTTCCTGTTAGGCGTATTACATGTTTTTGGTCTAAGAAAATTTTTCCCTCAGCTGTCGGAAAAACCCGGTAGCTTTTGGGCTGAATTTCTATTCACCGTAGTCACCATTTTTATAGGCATAGTCGGCTTCATGTTCGTGTGCAACCTATATAAACCATTCTACACTTTTACATTTCTGCTTAGCACCATATCATTTATCGTGCCTTTGCTAATAGTAAAACTCTTTGAATTTGCCCTTTTGGTACCCACTCCTATATACAAAAAATGGTTTTACCCTGCAGGAGTAACCATAAAAGAACCCAAAGAAGATGAATTGGTGAACCCATTGGTACTTTCATTTGAATTCGAAAAAGGTGACAACTCTACAGAATTTAGCAACTTCCGGTTAAAAGCACCCGAAAGAATGGAATTTGGCAAACTTTTCTATTTCTTTATAAACGACTATAACGAAACACACCCCGGCAACGGCATTACCTATCTGGATAAAGACAACAATCCCACAGGATGGATCTTTTACAGAAAACCCAACTGGATGGGCACACCGAAGTTTATTAACTACAATAAAACTATAGAAGCCAACAACCTAAAAGAAAATGATGTGATCATTTGTGAAAGAGTTTCTTAA